The following proteins come from a genomic window of Microbacterium sp. SY138:
- a CDS encoding alpha-ketoacid dehydrogenase subunit beta, producing the protein MTELTLGKALGAGLRQAMRDDDKVVLLGEDIGKLGGVFRITDGLLDEFGAARVIDTPLAESGIVGTAVGLAFRGYRPVVEIQFDGFVYPAFDQIVAQVAKLHYRTQGRVKMPITIRIPWAGGIGAAEHHSESPEAYFVHTAGLRVIAVSNPEDAYRSLRQAIASDDPVIFFEPKRLYHHKGDVDLEAPLADAAPMGLARVVRTGNDATLITYGAMVSTALQAADAAADEGVSLEVIDLRSLSPVDYDSVAASVRKTGRVVVAHEASREAGVAAEVIASITERCFEYLESAPLRVTGHDVPYPPAKLEKYHLPDLDRLLDAVDRVLDRPNSLTGAGA; encoded by the coding sequence ATGACCGAACTGACCCTCGGAAAGGCGCTCGGCGCGGGACTGCGTCAGGCGATGCGCGACGACGACAAGGTGGTGCTGCTCGGAGAGGACATCGGGAAACTCGGTGGCGTCTTCCGCATCACCGACGGGCTGCTCGACGAGTTCGGCGCAGCGCGGGTGATCGACACTCCGCTCGCGGAGTCGGGCATCGTCGGAACAGCCGTGGGCCTGGCGTTCCGCGGTTATCGGCCGGTGGTCGAGATCCAGTTCGACGGCTTCGTGTACCCCGCGTTCGACCAGATCGTCGCTCAGGTCGCGAAGCTGCACTACCGCACCCAGGGCCGGGTGAAGATGCCGATCACCATCCGCATCCCGTGGGCAGGAGGCATCGGCGCCGCCGAGCATCACTCGGAGTCCCCGGAGGCCTACTTCGTGCACACGGCCGGTCTGCGCGTGATCGCGGTCTCGAACCCGGAGGACGCGTACCGCAGCCTGCGACAGGCGATCGCCTCCGACGATCCGGTGATCTTCTTCGAACCGAAACGCCTGTACCACCACAAGGGCGATGTCGACCTGGAGGCGCCGCTCGCGGACGCAGCGCCCATGGGACTCGCGCGCGTCGTGCGAACCGGGAACGACGCGACCCTGATCACCTACGGGGCGATGGTCTCCACGGCGCTTCAGGCGGCCGACGCTGCAGCGGACGAGGGCGTCTCTCTCGAGGTCATCGACCTCCGCTCGCTCTCACCGGTGGACTACGACTCGGTCGCCGCCTCGGTGCGCAAGACGGGACGCGTGGTCGTCGCCCACGAGGCCTCTCGCGAGGCCGGCGTCGCAGCCGAGGTGATCGCGAGCATCACGGAGCGCTGCTTCGAGTACCTCGAGTCGGCGCCGTTGCGCGTCACCGGACACGACGTCCCCTACCCGCCCGCAAAGCTCGAGAAGTATCACCTTCCCGATCTCGATCGGCTGCTCGATGCCGTCGACCGGGTGCTGGACCGGCCGAACAGTCTGACGGGAGCAGGGGCATGA
- a CDS encoding alpha/beta hydrolase, translated as MTVPSPYADRLRRLPVQRHEVEVRGATTAYWAYGPEDAGTTVVAVHGFRGEHHGLEPVLAYLPEVRVIAPDLPGFGESAPLPGRRHDLDEYAGWLTDFATEVAPGAVILGHSFGSIVTAAAVARGLQTPRLILVNPIGAPALEGPKGLMTRLAVFYYALGARLPENLGTALLRNRIIVRVMSITMAKTKDPELRRFIHDQHDTYFSRFSDRDVLRDAFVASVSHDVREFAPDIDVPTLLVAAERDDITPIEAERKLATLFPDAGLVEIAHVGHLIHYETPAEAAGAIRRFLRIPVVRGR; from the coding sequence ATGACCGTGCCTTCCCCGTATGCGGACCGTCTTCGTCGTCTGCCCGTGCAACGCCACGAGGTCGAGGTGCGCGGGGCGACCACGGCGTACTGGGCGTATGGACCCGAAGACGCCGGGACGACCGTCGTCGCGGTGCACGGCTTCCGGGGCGAGCACCATGGCCTCGAACCGGTGCTCGCATACCTCCCCGAGGTGCGGGTGATCGCGCCCGACCTTCCGGGCTTCGGCGAGTCGGCCCCGCTGCCGGGACGCCGTCACGATCTCGACGAGTACGCCGGATGGCTCACCGACTTCGCCACCGAGGTCGCACCCGGCGCGGTCATCCTCGGCCACTCCTTCGGGTCGATCGTGACGGCCGCGGCGGTGGCCCGCGGATTGCAGACTCCGCGCCTGATCCTCGTGAACCCCATCGGTGCCCCCGCGCTCGAGGGACCCAAGGGGCTCATGACGCGCCTGGCCGTGTTCTACTACGCCCTCGGCGCCCGGCTCCCGGAGAATCTCGGAACCGCGCTGCTGCGCAATCGGATCATCGTGCGGGTCATGAGCATCACGATGGCCAAGACGAAGGACCCCGAGCTCCGGCGGTTCATCCACGACCAGCATGACACCTACTTCTCCCGGTTCTCCGATCGTGATGTGCTCCGCGATGCCTTCGTCGCGAGCGTCTCGCACGACGTCCGCGAGTTCGCGCCCGACATCGACGTTCCGACGCTCTTGGTGGCAGCTGAACGCGACGACATCACGCCGATCGAAGCGGAGCGGAAGCTGGCGACGCTCTTCCCGGACGCCGGGTTGGTCGAGATCGCCCACGTCGGGCATCTGATCCACTACGAGACGCCGGCGGAGGCCGCAGGGGCGATCCGGCGCTTCCTCAGGATTCCCGTCGTGCGAGGCCGATGA
- a CDS encoding helix-turn-helix transcriptional regulator → MQFTSVDLERVESTWQQFVPSASLQNADPRSFRFDWRSEELETASFVDYRLSAQVHSRAEPQDQLLVCRVDAPDARVWSGRASLDAEAVWMSDGTEVEARWDRSARVRAIVFDHQAAQSRARQITGDDRRELRTTGLAPHSVMDSQRWERMFAYLDRSLRDGIADDLLVAELERHALMITLSAFPTTFSESLRRPAQRAGAPAAVRRALAYIDANAHLAITIDDVAAASYISTRGLQYAFRRALDITPADALRRARLDGAHRDLRNGRGRSVGEVARRWGFSNSSRFASAYREAYGMAPALPST, encoded by the coding sequence ATGCAGTTCACGTCCGTCGATCTCGAACGGGTCGAGTCCACGTGGCAGCAGTTCGTTCCCTCGGCCTCTCTGCAGAATGCTGATCCGCGGAGCTTTCGATTCGACTGGCGATCCGAGGAACTCGAGACCGCGTCGTTCGTCGACTATCGCCTTTCCGCTCAGGTGCATTCGCGGGCCGAGCCGCAGGATCAGTTGCTCGTGTGCCGTGTGGACGCCCCGGACGCGCGCGTCTGGTCGGGGCGCGCTTCCTTGGACGCCGAGGCCGTCTGGATGTCGGACGGCACTGAGGTCGAGGCCAGATGGGACCGGTCGGCTCGCGTTCGCGCCATCGTTTTCGACCATCAGGCCGCGCAGAGCAGAGCGCGGCAGATCACGGGCGACGATCGGCGAGAGCTTCGCACGACCGGACTCGCGCCGCACTCCGTCATGGATTCCCAACGGTGGGAGCGGATGTTCGCCTACCTCGACCGGTCCCTGCGGGACGGGATCGCAGACGATCTGCTCGTCGCCGAGCTCGAACGCCATGCCCTGATGATCACGCTTTCGGCGTTCCCGACCACATTCTCCGAATCGCTGCGGCGCCCGGCGCAGCGCGCCGGTGCACCGGCGGCCGTTCGCCGAGCGCTCGCCTACATCGATGCGAACGCGCATCTGGCGATCACCATCGACGACGTCGCGGCCGCGTCCTACATCTCCACTCGCGGTCTGCAATACGCGTTCCGGCGCGCGCTCGATATCACGCCTGCGGATGCTCTGCGTCGGGCGCGCCTCGACGGCGCCCATCGTGATCTCCGCAACGGTCGGGGTCGCTCGGTCGGCGAGGTCGCTCGACGCTGGGGCTTCAGCAACTCCTCGCGGTTCGCTTCGGCCTACCGCGAGGCGTACGGGATGGCGCCTGCACTGCCATCGACCTGA
- a CDS encoding Lrp/AsnC family transcriptional regulator, whose translation MPGLDRIDLELLAALADDPRTTIVALAESLGLSRNTIQARMARLEQSGIFLSYERSFSPDVLGFPLQAFVSIGVRQTELPRIINELARIPEVVQAHGLSGSIDLLARVACRDARHLFDTDARILSIEGVERTETSLAMGEVIPFRVAGLIGLARRES comes from the coding sequence ATGCCAGGACTGGACCGCATCGATCTCGAGCTTCTCGCCGCACTCGCTGACGACCCGAGGACCACGATCGTCGCGCTCGCGGAGAGCCTGGGCCTGTCCCGCAACACGATCCAGGCGCGGATGGCACGTCTCGAGCAGAGCGGGATCTTCCTGTCCTACGAGAGGTCGTTCTCGCCTGACGTGCTCGGATTCCCGTTGCAGGCGTTCGTGAGCATCGGCGTCCGCCAGACGGAGCTTCCTCGCATCATCAACGAACTCGCCCGGATTCCCGAAGTCGTGCAGGCGCATGGGCTCAGCGGATCGATCGATCTGCTCGCACGCGTGGCCTGTCGCGACGCGCGTCACCTCTTCGACACCGACGCGCGCATCCTGTCGATCGAGGGAGTGGAACGCACCGAGACCTCACTCGCCATGGGCGAGGTGATCCCGTTCCGTGTGGCCGGCCTCATCGGCCTCGCACGACGGGAATCCTGA
- the pdhA gene encoding pyruvate dehydrogenase (acetyl-transferring) E1 component subunit alpha, giving the protein MSPQITPIADTAQDLELSERILNPDGSRIANPRLDPFVADVDSAQLRSLLRDMVILRRIDAEGVALQRQGQLGLWAPCQGQEATQIGTARAIAPEDYVFPSYRETGVIYARGAQPGDYVRMWRGEEGAAYDPAALGVAPLQIIIGAQTLHAVGYALGIQHDGAKEVAVTYFGDGATSQGDVNEAMIFAASYQAPVVFVCQNNHWAISEPVSVQSQYPIAGRAPGFGIPSVRVDGNDVLACMAAMRWALDHARAGKGPAYIEAVTYRMGPHTTADDPTRYRDQDELESWRRRDPIARLEAHLRATGDLTDEHLAETQAAADAVAKEMRAACLGMVTRPPLAVFDGVYAEPHTGLERQRGEYAAYLASFEGEAGA; this is encoded by the coding sequence ATGTCACCGCAGATCACCCCCATCGCAGACACCGCCCAGGATCTGGAGCTCTCGGAGCGCATCCTGAATCCGGACGGCAGTCGCATCGCGAACCCTCGGCTGGATCCTTTCGTCGCCGACGTCGACAGTGCGCAACTGCGTTCGCTGCTGCGGGACATGGTCATCCTCCGGCGGATCGACGCCGAAGGCGTCGCCCTGCAGCGCCAGGGACAGCTCGGCCTCTGGGCCCCCTGCCAGGGGCAGGAGGCGACCCAGATCGGCACGGCACGCGCCATCGCGCCGGAGGACTACGTGTTCCCGAGCTACCGGGAGACCGGGGTCATCTACGCGCGCGGCGCCCAGCCGGGCGACTATGTGCGCATGTGGCGCGGCGAGGAGGGCGCCGCGTACGATCCGGCCGCACTCGGGGTCGCGCCCTTGCAGATCATCATCGGTGCCCAGACACTGCACGCCGTCGGCTATGCCTTGGGCATCCAGCACGATGGCGCCAAGGAAGTCGCGGTCACGTACTTCGGCGACGGTGCCACCAGTCAGGGCGATGTCAACGAGGCGATGATCTTCGCCGCCTCGTACCAGGCCCCCGTGGTCTTCGTCTGCCAGAACAACCACTGGGCGATCTCGGAGCCCGTCTCCGTGCAGTCGCAGTATCCGATCGCCGGGCGGGCTCCGGGGTTCGGTATCCCCAGCGTCCGCGTCGACGGCAACGATGTGCTCGCCTGCATGGCTGCCATGCGCTGGGCCCTCGATCATGCACGTGCCGGCAAGGGGCCCGCCTACATCGAGGCGGTCACGTATCGAATGGGGCCGCACACCACGGCCGATGACCCGACGCGCTACCGTGACCAGGACGAACTCGAATCCTGGCGCCGACGCGATCCGATCGCACGGCTGGAAGCCCATCTGCGCGCCACGGGAGATCTGACCGACGAGCACCTCGCCGAGACCCAGGCGGCAGCAGACGCGGTGGCGAAGGAGATGCGCGCCGCATGCCTCGGCATGGTCACGCGCCCGCCCCTCGCGGTCTTCGACGGCGTCTACGCCGAACCGCACACCGGGCTCGAGCGTCAGCGTGGTGAGTACGCCGCGTACCTCGCCTCCTTCGAGGGCGAGGCCGGCGCATGA
- a CDS encoding 3'-5' exonuclease has protein sequence MPVGPPLPAWLTRVGVFDLETTGVDVESDRVVTAYVGILDADGRQVAARSWLADPGVPIPDGATAVHGITTAHARAHGRPVPEVVAEVTAALRSLFRQGVPVVAYNASFDFSLLACEAARHGVDPLTDPAPVIDPLVIDKAYDRYRRGRRTLEVVAAHYAVPLEGAHEASADAIAAGRVAQALARQFRLPENPVQLHTHQIGWARSQAANLTEYFVSIGRLEPDDMLDGRWPVRHAGPIVE, from the coding sequence ATGCCAGTCGGTCCCCCGCTTCCTGCCTGGCTCACCCGTGTCGGGGTGTTCGATCTGGAAACGACCGGAGTCGACGTCGAGTCGGACCGCGTGGTGACCGCCTACGTCGGCATCCTCGACGCCGATGGCAGACAGGTCGCGGCCCGTTCGTGGCTTGCGGACCCCGGTGTGCCGATCCCCGACGGCGCAACCGCGGTGCACGGGATCACGACAGCGCACGCGCGCGCCCACGGGCGGCCCGTCCCTGAGGTGGTCGCCGAAGTGACTGCTGCCCTGCGGTCCCTGTTCCGGCAGGGTGTGCCGGTCGTCGCATACAACGCGTCGTTCGACTTCTCGCTGCTCGCCTGCGAAGCCGCTCGGCACGGGGTCGACCCGCTCACCGACCCCGCACCGGTGATCGATCCGCTCGTCATCGACAAGGCGTATGACCGCTACCGGCGCGGTCGACGCACGCTCGAGGTGGTCGCGGCGCACTACGCCGTCCCGTTGGAGGGCGCCCACGAAGCGTCTGCGGATGCGATCGCCGCCGGGCGCGTGGCGCAGGCGCTCGCCCGTCAGTTCCGTCTCCCCGAGAATCCGGTACAGCTCCACACGCACCAGATCGGCTGGGCCCGCTCGCAGGCAGCCAACCTCACCGAGTACTTCGTGAGCATCGGACGTCTGGAACCCGATGACATGCTCGATGGACGCTGGCCGGTGCGGCACGCCGGCCCCATCGTGGAGTGA
- a CDS encoding DUF6458 family protein, with amino-acid sequence MSIGSGIALFVIGAILVFAINVDVPWVDLDMVGYILMGAGVVVFLIGIVLLARRRRTETVSRTFVDPATGEPTTRRSVSTSGDEAV; translated from the coding sequence ATGAGCATCGGCAGCGGAATCGCGCTCTTCGTGATCGGGGCGATCCTCGTCTTCGCAATCAACGTCGACGTTCCCTGGGTCGACCTCGACATGGTCGGCTACATCCTGATGGGGGCCGGCGTCGTCGTCTTCCTCATCGGCATCGTGCTGCTCGCACGTCGGCGTCGCACCGAGACGGTGTCGCGCACCTTCGTCGATCCCGCCACCGGAGAGCCGACGACGCGTCGCTCCGTGAGCACCAGCGGCGACGAAGCGGTGTGA